A part of Isachenkonia alkalipeptolytica genomic DNA contains:
- a CDS encoding Na(+)/H(+) antiporter subunit B, protein MYLILYGLIIFFIIIMLREKESLRLIIYFAVFSLLMSVLYFLYHAYDVALAEIAIGSALLPLFFIIALGKQKNFVVVSRVEDGFFSEKEDSPGFKLLKRFTNSFNLTLDIFFEHHMHIKGAFRERNVDLIIVKSHRDGKYIFIMKKSSVLHHKLQRLLLEDPRIRFEVVEEDEIYD, encoded by the coding sequence ATGTATCTGATACTCTATGGTCTAATCATTTTCTTTATCATCATTATGCTTCGGGAAAAGGAATCCCTTCGTTTGATTATTTATTTCGCCGTTTTTTCCCTGCTGATGTCGGTGCTTTATTTTCTTTACCACGCCTATGACGTGGCCCTAGCGGAAATCGCCATCGGCAGCGCCCTTTTGCCGCTGTTTTTTATCATTGCCTTGGGAAAGCAGAAAAACTTTGTAGTGGTCAGCCGGGTGGAAGATGGGTTTTTCAGTGAAAAGGAAGACTCCCCGGGGTTTAAACTCCTAAAACGGTTTACGAATTCCTTTAATCTGACTCTGGATATTTTTTTCGAGCATCATATGCATATCAAAGGAGCTTTTCGGGAACGGAATGTGGATTTGATCATTGTCAAAAGTCACCGGGACGGTAAGTACATATTTATCATGAAAAAAAGCAGCGTTCTTCACCATAAATTACAGCGTCTGCTTCTCGAGGATCCTCGCATTCGATTTGAGGTCGTAGAGGAGGATGAAATTTATGATTAA
- a CDS encoding monovalent cation/H+ antiporter complex subunit F, whose translation MIDFTIFLLLLAIGVISIKFIFSPTIWERILALNLISGKTVLLLLLIGLQRDNFFFLDIALTFSIVGFLAVTLITRFLMEGGRQK comes from the coding sequence ATGATCGATTTTACCATTTTCCTTCTTCTCCTGGCGATAGGAGTCATCAGTATAAAATTCATTTTCAGCCCTACGATTTGGGAACGGATCCTGGCGTTAAACCTGATCAGCGGAAAAACCGTTTTACTGCTTTTGTTGATCGGTTTGCAGCGGGATAATTTCTTTTTTCTCGACATCGCTCTAACCTTTTCCATTGTAGGTTTTCTAGCCGTCACTTTGATTACCCGATTTCTGATGGAAGGAGGCCGCCAAAAATGA
- a CDS encoding DUF3221 domain-containing protein — protein MKIKLFAALSLLLMATLILAGCGNQDPDNINDEVQEMQFEGVILEIDEDSILVEPAEGESIRSSADRVMLSRSALDAEETEDLDEGDKVRIFFRGGVMESYPAQVGDLERIERIDE, from the coding sequence ATGAAGATAAAACTATTTGCAGCACTGAGTCTGTTACTGATGGCGACGCTAATCCTTGCCGGCTGCGGCAATCAGGATCCGGATAATATCAACGACGAGGTCCAGGAGATGCAGTTCGAAGGTGTTATTTTGGAGATTGACGAGGATTCCATCCTGGTGGAGCCGGCGGAAGGAGAAAGCATTCGAAGCAGCGCCGACCGGGTGATGCTGAGCAGAAGTGCGCTGGACGCTGAGGAGACCGAGGATTTGGATGAAGGGGATAAGGTACGGATCTTTTTCAGGGGCGGCGTGATGGAGAGCTATCCCGCCCAGGTGGGAGACTTGGAAAGAATTGAGCGGATTGACGAATAA
- a CDS encoding sodium:proton antiporter — translation MLQLSLILLMIGLGLYGLATSRHLIKSIIFLNVLEAAVILFFLRLFYLPEGTAPIITSLGGEAVDPLPQALMITTIVIGASVTALALMMSIKIYHQYGTLDWKILLEKEDNQ, via the coding sequence ATGTTGCAGCTCTCATTAATTCTACTGATGATCGGTCTGGGGCTTTACGGTTTGGCCACCAGTCGTCACTTGATCAAATCCATCATATTTCTTAATGTGCTGGAGGCCGCGGTGATTCTTTTTTTCCTTCGCCTGTTTTATCTGCCGGAAGGCACCGCTCCGATTATCACTTCCCTAGGAGGGGAAGCGGTGGACCCTCTGCCCCAGGCACTGATGATTACCACTATTGTTATCGGCGCTTCCGTAACCGCTTTAGCCTTGATGATGAGCATTAAAATCTATCACCAGTACGGTACCCTGGATTGGAAGATTCTTTTGGAAAAGGAGGATAATCAATGA
- a CDS encoding cation:proton antiporter, producing MISNFFLIISWVFLIFGVIGLFRFQSIYLKILVASKIDTVAFFSIILALVFRIGLQWETLKLLVILLFFLITNPLNSQFIGRSALINGIPLKAKENPSTDYRAEKES from the coding sequence ATGATCAGCAATTTTTTTCTCATTATTTCCTGGGTTTTTTTGATCTTCGGGGTGATTGGCCTTTTTCGCTTTCAAAGCATCTACTTAAAAATTTTAGTGGCCTCTAAGATCGACACCGTTGCCTTCTTCTCTATTATTCTTGCCCTGGTGTTTCGGATCGGCTTGCAGTGGGAAACTTTGAAGCTATTAGTAATCCTGCTTTTTTTCCTGATCACCAACCCCTTAAACAGTCAGTTCATCGGGCGCTCTGCATTAATCAACGGAATCCCTTTAAAAGCTAAGGAGAATCCTTCAACGGACTACAGGGCGGAAAAAGAGTCTTAA
- a CDS encoding Na+/H+ antiporter subunit E, with amino-acid sequence MDKKIFQLKLFGFMLGVWLIFSLSLTPSNIVIGGLFSLLVVLLSKGAYYHEQGSFFTLPSFWLLFRHSFRLILDMYYSGFCLLVTIIKGNDDPIIFSMDLENNNLFITTLIANSITLTPGTITLDQRRNRLLVLSAKNDFQQGKTIEKDIKTRLQQPFLKGGIR; translated from the coding sequence ATGGATAAAAAAATTTTTCAATTAAAGCTCTTTGGATTTATGCTGGGGGTTTGGTTGATTTTTTCCCTTAGTCTTACCCCTAGCAATATTGTTATTGGAGGCCTGTTTTCCTTATTGGTGGTGTTATTATCGAAGGGGGCCTATTATCATGAACAGGGCTCTTTTTTTACCCTCCCCTCCTTTTGGCTTCTATTTCGTCACAGCTTCCGACTTATTTTAGATATGTACTATTCCGGATTTTGCCTTTTGGTGACCATTATCAAAGGCAATGATGACCCCATTATTTTTTCCATGGACTTGGAGAATAACAATTTATTTATCACCACCTTGATTGCCAACTCCATAACCCTTACTCCGGGAACCATCACCTTGGATCAGCGGCGAAATCGCCTGTTGGTTCTTTCAGCCAAAAATGATTTTCAACAGGGTAAAACCATAGAAAAAGATATTAAAACCCGACTGCAACAGCCCTTTTTAAAAGGAGGGATTCGATGA
- a CDS encoding complex I subunit 5 family protein: protein MSYYPLFAILIPIIFAIVIYLMNNPKGNLLAFIAQGALLVAGIRYFPFYLPEGEYYLVLGAFGDKLNITLISNTLTYGYGLLSVVLWFSVILYSWPHQKQSSSYYFFLLFLQGVFMGIVHTHDFFNLFLFIEIATILSGILIIYKKDGPSLRAGIYYIVFNTAGILLFLIGLSMLYRLTGTLHMGRVQEALSDMDQDPTVILIFVLMCVSMGVKSAFFPVYNWLPRAHSVATSSISAVLSGIMVKSGVLGLYKIQQVFPMEAYKDFFIFLGMITALCGLFFGISQTNIKRLLAFSTISHIGFIVMGLSSLAVPTSEGVSGAMVHIVNHGFLKILLFLGAGSIVRNYKTYDLDRIRGVLHRMPIVGSVMIFGILSIMGTPMLLGYQGKSLVGTILRDQPLFYFGYHVINLGTIILFGRLLQIFIPRGSLTSLAVSIYERLALGILTAGIVFLNLYQLIFPNFGGLHFYGKPFSLGAWSFFLLYLVSAYFLIRLFPLTSSFFRKVRGFELSFQAANYMMVVFIFLMLLWSVPL from the coding sequence ATGAGTTATTATCCCCTTTTTGCAATTCTGATTCCGATTATTTTCGCCATTGTCATTTATCTGATGAATAACCCCAAGGGTAATCTTTTAGCCTTTATTGCCCAAGGAGCTCTGCTGGTTGCAGGGATTCGTTACTTTCCCTTTTATCTGCCGGAAGGAGAGTATTATCTCGTCCTCGGAGCCTTCGGCGATAAACTCAATATCACCTTAATTTCCAATACCCTTACCTACGGCTACGGGCTATTATCGGTGGTGTTATGGTTCTCGGTAATCCTTTACAGCTGGCCCCATCAAAAACAGTCTTCAAGTTATTACTTCTTTTTATTATTTTTACAAGGCGTGTTTATGGGCATTGTCCATACCCACGATTTTTTCAACCTGTTTCTTTTTATTGAAATTGCAACGATTCTTTCGGGTATATTAATTATTTACAAAAAAGACGGCCCTTCCTTAAGAGCCGGTATTTACTATATCGTTTTTAATACCGCGGGAATTTTATTGTTTCTGATCGGACTCAGTATGCTTTACCGTTTGACGGGGACCCTTCATATGGGTCGGGTACAGGAAGCCTTATCGGACATGGATCAGGACCCCACGGTGATCTTGATATTTGTCTTGATGTGCGTATCCATGGGTGTGAAATCCGCCTTTTTTCCGGTGTACAACTGGCTGCCCCGGGCCCATAGTGTGGCCACCAGCAGTATCTCCGCTGTGCTTTCGGGAATCATGGTAAAAAGCGGAGTCCTGGGATTATATAAAATCCAGCAGGTCTTTCCTATGGAGGCCTATAAAGATTTTTTCATTTTCCTGGGAATGATCACCGCACTGTGCGGCTTGTTTTTCGGGATCAGTCAAACCAATATCAAACGCTTGCTGGCCTTTAGCACCATTTCCCATATCGGATTTATCGTCATGGGCCTCAGCTCTTTGGCAGTCCCTACATCGGAAGGGGTTTCCGGAGCCATGGTGCATATTGTCAATCACGGATTTTTGAAGATTTTATTATTTTTAGGGGCGGGTTCCATCGTTAGAAATTATAAAACCTACGATCTTGATAGGATCCGGGGGGTTTTGCACCGCATGCCCATCGTGGGCAGTGTGATGATCTTTGGAATTTTATCCATTATGGGAACCCCAATGCTTCTGGGCTATCAGGGAAAATCCTTAGTCGGGACTATTCTTCGGGATCAACCGCTGTTTTACTTCGGCTATCATGTAATCAACCTGGGCACCATAATTCTGTTTGGAAGACTTTTGCAGATTTTCATTCCCCGCGGCTCCCTAACATCTCTAGCCGTCAGTATTTATGAACGGCTCGCCCTTGGAATTCTGACTGCAGGGATTGTGTTTTTAAATCTGTACCAATTGATTTTTCCAAACTTCGGAGGGCTGCACTTTTACGGGAAACCATTTTCCCTGGGAGCCTGGAGCTTTTTTCTGCTATATCTTGTGAGTGCCTATTTTCTTATCCGTCTTTTTCCCCTTACTTCCTCCTTTTTTCGAAAAGTACGGGGCTTTGAACTCTCTTTTCAGGCGGCAAACTACATGATGGTGGTCTTTATCTTTTTAATGCTTTTATGGTCGGTCCCGCTTTGA
- a CDS encoding helix-turn-helix domain-containing protein translates to MDFDSVLKGLDEAIKISNGEIKGRRRKVSISPAQEFSKDEIKRIRQYLQLTQVTFAEVIGVTPKTVEAWERGTNAPTGPARRMMTILKEDPESLNRYHIISK, encoded by the coding sequence ATGGATTTTGATAGTGTGTTAAAAGGACTCGATGAAGCGATTAAGATCAGCAATGGGGAAATTAAGGGCCGACGTCGAAAAGTAAGTATTTCGCCGGCTCAAGAATTTTCAAAAGATGAGATCAAAAGAATAAGACAGTACTTGCAACTTACCCAAGTAACATTCGCAGAAGTGATTGGAGTGACACCTAAAACCGTTGAAGCATGGGAAAGAGGTACCAATGCACCTACCGGACCCGCTCGTCGAATGATGACAATATTGAAAGAAGATCCCGAATCGCTGAACCGGTATCATATAATTTCAAAATAA
- a CDS encoding MnhB domain-containing protein: MIKKLMLLLMFGFIFLYALTATAPLADSFPETSIGETVIHRGYDETASKNLVAAILLDYRLFDSIFEAGILLISAAGVLYMSRSSGFSKPFPRAKEAAVPKDSDSILAVSRILYPFMLLFGFYIIVFGDLSPGGGFQGGVILATARLISVYIPEKASENTDPLNRLEKILFLCLLILGFISLFTRGTPFTNFFSGSVDPEFRRLFLVLLNLLIGLKVSSGLTIIFIRFIKEGK; this comes from the coding sequence ATGATTAAGAAACTGATGCTGCTGTTGATGTTCGGTTTTATTTTTCTTTATGCCCTTACGGCTACGGCACCCTTAGCAGATTCTTTCCCGGAAACCTCCATTGGCGAGACCGTAATCCACCGGGGCTATGACGAAACCGCATCCAAAAACCTGGTGGCTGCGATTTTGTTGGATTATCGGCTTTTCGATTCCATTTTCGAAGCGGGAATCCTTCTGATTTCCGCAGCGGGGGTGCTATATATGTCCCGCTCCTCCGGTTTTTCAAAACCTTTCCCCCGGGCAAAGGAAGCCGCAGTACCGAAGGACAGCGACAGCATTCTTGCGGTCAGCCGAATACTTTATCCTTTTATGCTGCTCTTCGGATTTTACATTATCGTATTTGGAGATCTCAGCCCCGGAGGAGGCTTTCAGGGTGGCGTCATCCTGGCTACCGCCCGGTTAATTTCCGTATACATTCCGGAAAAGGCTTCGGAAAATACCGATCCCTTGAACCGACTGGAAAAAATCCTGTTTTTATGCCTGTTAATTCTGGGGTTCATCAGCTTATTTACCAGAGGCACTCCCTTTACCAACTTCTTTTCCGGGTCTGTGGATCCGGAATTTCGAAGATTGTTTTTGGTCTTACTGAATCTTTTAATCGGACTGAAGGTCTCTTCGGGTTTAACCATTATATTTATCCGATTTATAAAGGAGGGAAAATAG
- a CDS encoding dihydrolipoyl dehydrogenase family protein produces MKYDMIVIGGGPGGKACSMEAAGRGLKVALVEKGGSGGAPISKGYIPMKIMLDEIIKNKAGNNPVNPAESLKTLGIRMQKAKEGWESSLERAGVKIYYGEAEIISEQEVRVVADGETTALTGENLVVATGSEPSSPMALQLDESRGIISYKDVLSGKWLNVKDVVILGGNIEGCEFATLFKKMGAAVRILEQGDGIMPMCDPDQAQFLKEEFEKQGIEVKTNSTLTQCQYNEEGKLEVICKNTADETSQKLLTDALLVTGASNPVLPRGIEKLELVWGENNRIKVNEYMETSQKGVYAIGDVIGGITSANAAILEGKTAAGSIAGEKVPVSYKGMSYVCFTDPQLSGVGLRESDARERQLNYRVKKGYFSENMRALSLGYEKGFVKILVDADKQTILGMHFAGDNIAELIPIGVLACHQDIPVKVIKDLPLAHPTMTEIIKEAL; encoded by the coding sequence ATGAAATATGACATGATAGTAATTGGCGGAGGTCCTGGCGGTAAGGCATGTTCCATGGAAGCAGCCGGGCGTGGACTGAAGGTTGCCCTGGTTGAAAAAGGCGGTTCCGGCGGGGCTCCGATAAGTAAAGGATACATACCCATGAAGATCATGCTTGATGAAATCATTAAAAACAAAGCCGGAAATAATCCTGTGAATCCGGCCGAAAGCTTAAAAACCCTGGGGATCAGAATGCAAAAGGCAAAAGAGGGCTGGGAAAGTTCTCTGGAGAGAGCAGGGGTGAAGATCTACTATGGTGAAGCAGAAATCATCTCTGAACAGGAAGTAAGGGTTGTGGCTGATGGCGAAACAACGGCTTTAACGGGAGAAAATCTTGTAGTGGCCACGGGCTCTGAACCTTCTTCACCAATGGCCCTGCAGCTGGACGAGAGCAGGGGCATCATCTCCTATAAGGATGTTTTGTCAGGGAAATGGCTGAATGTAAAAGATGTGGTGATCCTAGGAGGAAATATTGAAGGATGTGAATTTGCCACATTGTTTAAAAAAATGGGGGCAGCGGTTAGAATTCTGGAACAGGGGGATGGAATTATGCCGATGTGTGACCCGGATCAAGCCCAATTTTTGAAGGAAGAATTTGAAAAACAGGGGATCGAAGTCAAAACCAATTCTACGCTTACCCAGTGCCAATATAATGAAGAGGGCAAGCTGGAAGTGATTTGCAAGAATACAGCTGATGAGACCAGTCAGAAGTTGCTGACAGATGCTTTGCTGGTAACCGGGGCAAGCAATCCGGTGCTGCCAAGGGGGATAGAAAAACTCGAGCTTGTTTGGGGTGAAAACAATCGGATTAAAGTGAATGAGTATATGGAGACTTCACAAAAAGGGGTGTACGCTATAGGAGATGTGATCGGCGGGATCACTTCGGCAAACGCTGCCATCCTCGAAGGTAAAACAGCAGCCGGGAGTATTGCCGGGGAAAAGGTCCCTGTAAGCTATAAAGGGATGAGTTATGTATGTTTTACAGATCCCCAGCTTTCCGGTGTAGGCCTAAGAGAAAGCGATGCCAGGGAAAGGCAGCTTAACTACCGGGTCAAAAAGGGGTACTTCTCCGAAAATATGAGGGCTTTGAGTCTGGGATATGAAAAAGGGTTTGTCAAGATCCTGGTCGATGCTGATAAACAGACAATCCTGGGTATGCATTTTGCCGGGGATAACATTGCAGAGCTAATTCCTATAGGCGTTTTGGCATGCCACCAGGACATTCCTGTTAAAGTAATCAAAGATTTACCTCTAGCCCATCCAACCATGACAGAAATCATCAAAGAAGCACTTTGA